A genomic window from Planctomycetota bacterium includes:
- a CDS encoding tetratricopeptide repeat protein, which produces THRKALEYCERALKLGLPKQENAFIYKKMAECYIGLEEYDNALQYLNKALSLKPNIQGTLKLKTKLSQYTSNTVE; this is translated from the coding sequence CACCCACAGAAAGGCTCTCGAATATTGTGAAAGGGCGCTCAAGCTGGGACTCCCGAAACAAGAAAATGCCTTTATTTACAAAAAAATGGCAGAGTGTTATATCGGTCTGGAAGAATATGACAACGCCTTGCAATATTTAAACAAGGCGTTGTCGCTGAAACCGAATATTCAAGGCACCCTCAAGCTGAAAACGAAGCTGAGCCAATATACGTCAAATACGGTGGAATAA